One window of the Babesia microti strain RI chromosome IV, complete genome genome contains the following:
- a CDS encoding Squamous cell carcinoma antigen recognized by T-cells 3 (overlaps_old_locusTagID:BBM_III05025), whose amino-acid sequence MDENSEAVFEYLERSREALCRNPFDMAFYEKAIRASRLSGELESLREFRNMCAEYCAVDENFWLEYIEDERRYLGSTGKLNEEVRKLTNLFEIAVVNCPSTELWNSYSKFLFEVFAMDEQDLVTLGDIRNVYERSLDALGLHALDGPSLWASYRQFESTLLSSQLASNNTAAASEQVKRVRQLFLRQLELPLGGLPDLLDEYRVWEEDLPQEFKHTTTLAENAHRVGHVAWEARKGFEMKAQSEIDEIAEPFALDHVWAQYILFEKSQCPITQRVDPNRGGDLYKAWAARVCVIYHRALEYLGFARWDLWVEYFDFCSTQLHDSIKSLCVARRACRHLPRVFCLWLMQAQALATSGAQIRDITALIGKVNIALSNPSCVSDVLITVSEISPKLRSILEKIYITKEVDPEDIDIGSGTMAFRIELSSMAPKNLQLFMAHLVECRACTGEFWPTLERLVACGINCPKTWSVIARSLYKHSLGAVDGGFIDIVATAEKQFGPDFTRFAQSISTGIHDITPADLATIVYKMGFNKLIGSVSVNDADKAVKDGETIAQNNLRIELLCSDFVRFSKEINCDKAIRVSKLMSGYGIHRSSARAISSSLHWVQAFRMKRHKRRRRLESESENSSDGSQAGSRHIRYLDQSGWYGSPCISPVVRSRSASPETSGSGSPIQPLSPVIAPRQVERVTRATWFGKESVEPSLAPAVIPSKDEQDSSHVQYNNEMGAEINPPKMVVVDRRTDDSMSQRNTLYVTNVVISATSLDIARHVLSHGCQGLVDVRLGKPRPGQQVTFAYVEFLDIDSAKKAKSKLNKTLLSSLPLIVQMSRPKKTSPAYMPNTLFCSAFNIGIPLVRENQGRIKDAILTLIPNSTAVITIRLVLNFDNPMEFKNYCYIDFDTSMDATEALSLNLMKRLVSTSEIILSRSLRSEKPSLDGGKAANDCVVEVCTDTTQTRSTWRI is encoded by the coding sequence ATGGATGAAAATTCAGAGGCAGTTTTTGAGTATCTGGAACGGTCTCGTGAAGCCCTTTGCCGCAACCCATTTGATATGGCATTTTACGAAAAGGCAATAAGAGCATCCAGGTTAAGTGGAGAATTGGAATCTCTTAGGGAATTTCGAAATATGTGTGCTGAATATTGTGCAGtggatgaaaatttttggcTCGAATACATCGAAGACGAACGCCGTTACCTAGGCTCCACAGGCAAGCTTAATGAAGAAGTTCGTAAGCTTACCAATCTATTCGAAATTGCCGTAGTAAATTGCCCATCAACCGAACTATGGAATAGCTACAGCAAATTCCTATTTGAGGTTTTTGCAATGGATGAACAGGACCTAGTGACCCTAGGGGATATAAGAAATGTGTATGAAAGGTCTCTCGATGCACTAGGGCTGCATGCCTTGGACGGTCCCAGCCTCTGGGCCTCCTATAGGCAATTTGAAAGCACATTACTGAGTTCTCAATTGGCCAGCAATAACACAGCTGCAGCCTCAGAACAGGTTAAGCGTGTTAGGCAATTATTCCTTAGGCAACTAGAGCTTCCTCTGGGTGGATTACCGGATTTGTTGGACGAGTACAGGGTATGGGAGGAGGATCTTCCCCAAGAATTCAAGCATACAACAACACTAGCAGAGAACGCCCATCGGGTTGGGCACGTTGCCTGGGAGGCGAGAAAGGGATTTGAAATGAAGGCACAATCGGAGATTGACGAAATAGCAGAGCCATTTGCACTCGATCATGTTTGGGCACAGTACATTCTATTCGAAAAATCACAGTGTCCCATCACCCAAAGAGTAGATCCCAATAGAGGCGGAGATTTATATAAGGCATGGGCTGCGCGGGTTTGTGTTATATATCACAGAGCGCTTGAGTACCTTGGTTTCGCCAGGTGGGACCTGTGGGTTGAATACTTTGACTTTTGTTCCACTCAGCTGCATGATTCGATTAAATCTCTTTGCGTTGCTAGACGAGCTTGCAGGCATTTACCGCGTGTTTTCTGCCTTTGGCTGATGCAAGCACAGGCTCTGGCAACTTCCGGGGCCCAAATACGCGATATTACAGCGTTGATCGGCAAGGTCAACATAGCACTATCAAATCCTAGCTGTGTATCAGACGTGCTAATTACCGTCAGTGAGATTTCTCCCAAGTTGCGATCCATCcttgaaaaaatttacataacaAAGGAGGTGGACCCAGAGGATATTGATATTGGAAGCGGTACAATGGCGTTTAGAATTGAATTGTCATCTATGGCCCCTAAAAATTTGCAGTTATTTATGGCGCATTTGGTGGAGTGTAGAGCCTGTACTGGTGAATTTTGGCCCACGCTGGAAAGGCTGGTTGCATGCGGAATAAACTGTCCCAAAACCTGGTCTGTTATTGCGAGATCTTTGTATAAACATTCTTTGGGTGCAGTAGATGGAGGATTTATTGACATAGTAGCCACGGCGGAGAAGCAGTTCGGCCCTGATTTTACCAGGTTTGCGCAATCAATTAGCACTGGTATACATGATATTACGCCAGCAGATCTAGCCACTATCGTATATAAGATGGgttttaataaattgataggATCCGTCTCAGTTAATGATGCTGATAAAGCAGTAAAGGATGGTGAAACTATCGCACAGAACAATTTGAGGATCGAGTTGCTTTGCAGTGATTTTGTGCGATTTTCAAAAGAAATAAATTGTGATAAAGCTATACGCGTGTCCAAATTAATGAGTGGGTATGGTATACATAGAAGTAGCGCAAGGGCCATATCATCGTCTTTACACTGGGTTCAAGCATTCAGGATGAAAAGGCATAAGCGCCGCAGGCGCCTAGAATCTGAATCTGAAAACAGTTCTGACGGAAGTCAAGCTGGATCTAGGCACATAAGGTACCTGGATCAATCCGGCTGGTATGGCTCTCCCTGTATATCTCCCGTTGTTCGCTCCCGATCTGCCTCCCCCGAAACTTCAGGGTCTGGATCTCCCATCCAACCCCTAAGCCCAGTCATCGCCCCTAGACAGGTTGAACGGGTCACCAGGGCCACTTGGTTTGGCAAGGAATCAGTTGAACCATCATTGGCCCCGGCGGTAATACCCTCAAAAGATGAGCAAGATAGTTCACATGTGcaatataataatgaaatggGCGCTGAGATCAATCCTCCTAAGATGGTAGTTGTGGATAGACGCACCGATGATTCTATGTCCCAACGTAACACTTTATACGTAACAAATGTGGTAATTAGTGCTACTAGCCTGGACATTGCCAGGCACGTGCTTTCTCACGGATGTCAAGGGCTAGTGGATGTAAGGTTGGGTAAGCCAAGGCCGGGGCAGCAGGTGACCTTTGCATATGTGGAATTTTTGGATATTGATTCCGCCAAGAAGGCTAAATCAAAGCTTAACAAGACTCTTTTATCGTCTCTACCTCTCATAGTGCAGATGTCAAGGCCGAAGAAGACATCTCCAGCTTACATGCCTAATACCCTGTTCTGCAGCGCCTTTAACATTGGTATTCCATTGGTGAGGGAGAATCAGGGTCGTATAAAGGATGCAATCCTGACTCtaattccaaattcaaCGGCTGTTATAACTATTAGGCTAGTTTTGAATTTTGATAACCCCATGGAGTTCAAAAACTACTGTTACATTGACTTTGATACATCTATGGACGCCACTGAGGCCCTATCGCTTAACTTGATGAAACGACTTGTTTCCACATCTGAAATAATACTCTCCAGATCTTTACGCTCTGAAAAGCCATCGTTGGATGGGGGAAAGGCTGCAAATGACTGTGTCGTCGAAGTTTGCACCGATACCACTCAAACCAGATCGACATGGCGTATTTAA
- a CDS encoding hypothetical protein (overlaps_old_locusTagID:BBM_III05030), with protein sequence MLPTYIAGTSNSSEYCYNPACVLSNRYGINAIDIKNDILITGDNMGYISTWDLDLQSQMRSTKLDTGIINVKFANNCLVSQSKEELALLTVNVDTFLKRTDSKSCTFARFVLLGDNSIIAHPNPQIHGDISIISSAHNNLTQIYNIKITTDKNLGSLHVLKGITDLQFIASYEIGSLFTFDIRKLDSPITDPIYISTTAPIHSVEFFNGIIYAGTAEGELYSANGGNVDKCYAMKSYSQPANVGIGNILKYKDLLILTCWDGTVRVLDPVNFAEKIIFHGHSSTVTDLAVDTTNDVLFTSGIDGRICIWDTKLIKRC encoded by the coding sequence ATGCTACCGACTTATATCGCTGGTACTTCCAATTCATCGGAATATTGCTACAACCCTGCATGTGTATTATCTAACCGCTACGGGATAAATGCAATCGATatcaaaaatgacattttgaTCACTGGAGACAATATGGGCTACATCTCTACTTGGGATCTAGACTTACAATCTCAAATGCGTAGCACCAAACTAGACACTGGGATTAtcaatgtaaaatttgctaACAATTGTCTGGTTTCTCAATCAAAGGAGGAACTAGCCCTTTTAACGGTAAACGTTGACACTTTTTTGAAACGTACAGATTCCAAAAGCTGCACCTTTGCCAGATTTGTGCTTCTAGGCGACAATTCAATTATCGCACATCCAAACCCACAAATACACGGTGACATATCCATCATTTCTAGTGCCCATAACAATTTGActcaaatatacaatataaaaattactacTGACAAAAATTTGGGCTCATTACATGTTCTAAAAGGAATTACAGACCTTCAATTTATCGCATCATATGAAATAGGTTCCCTTTTCACTTTCGATATAAGGAAATTGGATAGCCCTATTACCGACCCAATTTACATAAGTACAACTGCACCAATACATTCAGTTGAGTTTTTCAATGGCATTATCTATGCTGGTACGGCCGAAGGTGAATTATACTCGGCAAATGGTGGAAATGTTGATAAATGTTATGCGATGAAAAGTTACTCGCAACCAGCAAATGTAGGCATTGggaatattttaaaatacaaaGACCTGTTAATTTTGACTTGTTGGGATGGCACTGTACGAGTTCTGGATCCCGTTAATTTTGCTGAAAAAATCATCTTCCATGGACACAGCTCTACTGTTACAGATCTTGCAGTAGATACCACAAATGACGTTTTATTCACATCAGGAATTGACGGAAGAATTTGTATATGggatacaaaattaatcaaaCGATGTTGA
- a CDS encoding DNA-directed RNA polymerase II subunit E (overlaps_old_locusTagID:BBM_III05035) — MEDAEVRLFRCRRTCCEMLEDRGYFIPIQEKLEILSEFKSRYEMYDKIRSKMLLVASMRNDPNDKIIVYFADETKKTGVKPIRELTERMEDHGIHRAILVTQNVLTPFAKEAISEAAPRNIIENFMETELLVNITKHELVPKHVPLTAEEKRNLLQRYKVKESQIPRIQSADPVARYFGLAKGQVVKIIRPSETAGRYVTYRMCF; from the exons ATGGAGGACGCTGAGGTCCGTCTATTCAGGTGCCGCCGTACTTGCTGTGAGATGTTGGAAGACCGTGGTTATTTCATTCCAATCCAAGAAAAATTGGAGATTCTTTCCGAGTTCAAAAGTCGCTACGAAATGTATGACAAAAT CCGGTCCAAAATGTTGTTGGTAGCCTCAATGAGAAACGATCCAAACGATAAGATCATTGTTTATTTTGCCGATGAGACAAAAAAAACGGGAGTTAAACCGATAAGAGA ATTGACGGAGAGGATGGAAGATCATGGGATTCATCGGGCGATACTCGTTACCCAAAATGTATTAACTCCCTTTGCTAAAGAA GCAATAAGCGAGGCAGCTCCAAGGAATatcattgaaaattttatggaAACAGAATTGTTGGTCAATATAACAAAGCATGAATTGGTGCCCAAGCATGTGCCGTTAACTGCTGAGGAGAAGAGGAATTTACTACAAAGATATAAAGTCAAGGAGAGTCAGATTCCGAGGATTCAATCTGCAGATCCCGTCGCTAGGTATTTTGGTTTGGCCAAAGGGCAA gttgtaaaaattattagacCCAGTGAAACTGCAGGTCGTTACGTCACCTATCGCATGTGTTTCTGA
- a CDS encoding cleavage and polyadenylation specificity factor subunit 4 (overlaps_old_locusTagID:BBM_III05040), with product MDGGNNVGFEEIPPTHPSDFVIPLSKSSLDSHNITPLSRHDHQHSLNYNGSNDSIDTLYVGYGKSASLSNETLYPSSDAITDRFYNVNTSFRDKSRYIYDRAIYLSNIQKRKSFSNTYIKRAQFYKTKICLWHLNGRCFMGEDCNYAHSFSELKENPDLRKTTLCTELKQKLTCTNPACPYAHSQKELRANNFLFKTSVCKFWKYGRCPAGSTCRYAHGFEEVRNPLEVFKGPLCRFNNNKSELSTSQNSFGTKSMSPMLHAENFAQESVQEHWNQNDTICRITLQSTDTESDIYSRMI from the coding sequence ATGGACGGAGGTAATAATGTTGGGTTTGAAGAAATTCCTCCTACTCACCCCTCAGATTTTGTTATTCCCCTGTCTAAATCTTCACTCGACTCCCATAATATAACCCCGCTAAGCCGACATGATCATCAACATAGCTTGAATTACAATGGTTCCAACGACTCCATCGATACCCTGTACGTTGGCTATGGTAAGTCTGCAAGTTTGTCCAACGAGACACTTTACCCAAGTTCTGATGCCATTACAGATCGTttttataatgtaaatacCTCCTTCCGTGATAAAAGTCGTTATATTTATGACAGAGCAATATACCTGAGCAATATACAGAAGAGgaaatcattttccaatacTTACATTAAAAGGGCCCAGTTTTACAAGACTAAGATCTGCTTATGGCACCTGAATGGGCGATGTTTCATGGGAGAAGACTGCAATTATGCCCATAGTTTCAGCGAGTTAAAGGAGAATCCGGATCTCAGGAAAACCACTTTATGCACCGAATTGAAGCAAAAACTTACGTGTACAAATCCTGCTTGCCCCTATGCGCATTCTCAAAAGGAATTAAGggcaaataattttctatTCAAAACTAGTGTTTGCAAGTTTTGGAAATATGGGCGATGTCCCGCCGGTTCAACATGTCGTTATGCCCATGGGTTTGAAGAAGTGAGAAATCCCCTTGAGGTATTTAAAGGTCCATTATGTcgatttaataataataaaagtGAGTTGTCAACGTCCCAAAATTCGTTTGGAACAAAGAGTATGTCTCCAATGTTACACGCTGAAAATTTTGCTCAGGAATCTGTCCAGGAACACTGGAACCAAAACGATACGATTTGTAGAATAACTCTCCAATCAACAGATACAGAATCAGATATATACTCTCGTATGATTTAA
- a CDS encoding nucleophosmin 1 (overlaps_old_locusTagID:BBM_III05045), translated as MLYGAIIEPGKSVTPKNELSSVVHISQLCLDEPSENGKTYVQINDGETLFNLCVLEKDVNEMATVDVFFSTNSISLTTKGAKNNVHVVGYFEPDEAGGLISDSDEFEDEEDDEAEVDQDDDDDDDFDEGSEDEEKSSKRKGGKGKNDKNPKKHKVEDDYEKSLCDYLKKNGKTTLALLGSKVKKPVGLNVKIGQFLKERSNIFKVNGDSVSLV; from the exons ATGTTATACG GTGCAATAATTGAACCTGGAAAATCGGTGACCCCAAAAAATGAGCTATCCAGTGTGGTTCACATATCACAACTGTGCTTGGATGAACCTAGTGAGAATGGGAAGACCTATGTTCAAATAAACGATGGGGAAACTTTATTCAATCTATGCGTTTTGGAAAAGGATGTGAATGAGATGGCTACAGTCGACGTGTTCTTCTCAACAAACAGCATTTCACTAACCACTAAGGGTGCAAAAAACAACGTCCATGTTGTGGGCTATTTTGAACCTGATGAGGCTGGTGGTTTAATTTCGGATTCAGATGAG TTTGAGGATGAAGAAGACGACGAGGCGGAGGTAGATCaggatgatgatgatgatgatgattttgatgAGGGGAGCGAAGATGAGGAGAAAAGCTCCAAGAGAAAGGGTGGCAAAGGCAAGAATGACAAAAATCCAAAAAAAC ACAAGGTTGAAGATGATTATGAAAAATCACTCTGTGATTATCTCAAGAAGAATGGGAAAACAACCCTCGCGTTGTTGGGATCGAAGGTCAAGAAGCCTGTTGGTCTGAACGTTAAGATTGGGCAATTCCTCAAGGAGAGGTCCAATATATTCAAAGTCAACGGTGATTCTGTGTCACTGGTATAG
- a CDS encoding mitochondrial ribosomal protein S17 precursor, putative (overlaps_old_locusTagID:BBM_III05050) yields MFTTRPVLYWHYKAWQRLTAGYLRTFYKNNLPNNELIGYVINDKHPKTIRVACDRFMYVVRYKKTFRMTKKVWAHDEQSQASLGDIVRIQPLGYRLGPWKTYTLAKLLHKESNKLNLQKNTTQNNLQLDTLCSDKINL; encoded by the exons ATGTTTACCACCAGACCAGTTCTATATTGGCACTATAAAGCTTGGCAGCGATTAACTGCTGGTTATCTCCGTACTT TTTACAAGAATAACCTGCCAAACAATGAACTGATTGGCTATGTGATCAACGACAAACACCCCAAAACAATCAGAGTAGCTTGTGACAG ATTTATGTACGTTGTTAGATACAAAAAAACCTTTAGAATGACGAAAAAGGTTTGGGCCCACGATGAACAATCACAAGCCTCTCTCGGTGATATAGTCAGAATCCAGCCGCTGGGGTATAGACTGGGGCCCTGGAAGACCTACACTCTCGCCAAACTTCTACACAAGGAATCTAACAAACTAAATTTACAGAAAAATACCACACAAAATAACTTACAATTAGACACTTTATGTAgcgataaaattaatttgtaa
- a CDS encoding hypothetical protein (overlaps_old_locusTagID:BBM_III05055) — MKFSLPLKKPTSANSSSNVVNKIDQNAIKNVSVCFASSESDIKPVPKAKQPLNFTDDPEKQTTIASETCPFQLKIKFKESTEALEDQILTQYDEFVEPSKEASFKPVYLNVGNKDETIKPEERPKARYIEKLVKTAQKREIERDLIIGKKEREGAQGDVFVTNAYRKKLEEREKIIQKMMEQDKSDEIEAMNKNLSALHKNMLDSEGWKRRHT; from the coding sequence ATGAAATTTAGTTTACCGTTAAAAAAACCAACATCAGCCAACAGCTCAAGCAATGTGGTCAATAAAATAGATCAAAATGCTATTAAAAACGTTTCTGTCTGCTTTGCATCTTCAGAAAGTGACATTAAACCTGTCCCAAAAGCCAAACAACCATTAAATTTCACTGATGACCCCGAAAAGCAAACTACAATTGCAAGTGAGACTTGCCCatttcaattgaaaattaaatttaagGAATCGACGGAAGCCCTTGAAGACCAAATTCTAACTCAATATGACGAATTTGTAGAACCCAGCAAAGAGGCTAGCTTCAAGCCTGTGTATTTAAACGTTGGGAATAAGGATGAAACCATAAAACCAGAGGAACGGCCTAAGGCTCGATATATTGAGAAGCTGGTTAAAACAGCCCAAAAGAGGGAAATTGAACGAGATCTAATCATCGGGAAGAAAGAACGAGAGGGGGCTCAAGGTGATGTGTTCGTCACAAACGCATATCGCAAAAAGCTGGAAGAGAGGGAGAAGATCATACAGAAAATGATGGAACAGGATAAGTCTGATGAGATTGAGGCAATGAATAAGAATTTATCTGCActacataaaaatatgttagATTCTGAAGGTTGGAAAAGGAGACACACGTAA
- a CDS encoding Importin subunit alpha-1b (overlaps_old_locusTagID:BBM_III05060), protein MFRREERRKDYKKIFEDPRRKREDIQAQIRKQVRDQNLQKRRNHEFFAEKADDNAPQQISQPEVPAPIQNDATVSEIAITDFSDWSPQALAPFVQGLKSGQYEKQLECTKHFRKLLSIETDPPIQEVVNCGVVPIFVEFLTRYDSPELQFEAAWAITNVASGNQTQTKAVTEHGAVPKLISLLESPKEDVQEQAIWALGNIAGDSAECRDLVLAQGALRPLLYLLSASEKTSLLRNATWAVSNLCRGKPKPFFEEISPAVPFLAHLINHPDLEVLTDSCWALSYISDGAEERIQSVIESGACGRLVELMGHDQPVVQTPALRAIGNIATGNDEQTQVIINCGCVPILYKLLFSDKKTIKKEACWTCSNIAAGTRNQIETLLQGNMIEKLLELVSCNDFDIQREASWAICNACSGGDSAQAENLASRGCIRAICSLLTTSDSKLAGVALRALENILNVGEQLKEKRNLPQNPYCAIVHEADGVSSLEVLQGSKLPVLFKKAREMIQKFFPYDLGDEFEAECDTAFSQTSFQGQVPTGGFQFN, encoded by the exons ATGTTCCGTCGAGAAGAGCGCCGCAAAGACTACAAAAAAATCTTCGAGGATCCACGTCGGAAGAGAGAAGATATTCAGGCACAAATTAGGAAGCAGGTTAGGGAccaaaatttgcaaaagAGACGGAACCACGAGTTCTTCGCTGAAAAGGCAGATGATAATGCTCCACAACAAATTTCTCAACCCGAAGTGCCAGCTCCAATTCAGAATGATGCCACAGTATCTGAAATTGCCATAACCGATTTCTCTGACTGGTCACCTCAGGCATTGGCTCCATTTGTCCAGGGCCTCAAATCTGGCCAATACGAGAAACAGCTGGAATGCACTAAACACTTCCGCAAACTGTTATCGATAGAAACTGATCCGCCAATTCAAGAAGTTGTTAATTGTGGAGTAGTGCCCATTTTTGTTGAATTTCTCACCCGCTATGACTCGCCTGAATTGCAATTTGAGGCAGCATGGGCGATTACTAATGTTGCTTCGGGGAACCAAACACAAACTAAAGCTGTGACTGAACATGGTGCAGTACCTAAACTTATATCACTTTTGGAGTCCCCTAAGGAAGATGTACAAGAGCAGGCAATTTGGGCATTGGGTAACATAGCAGGAGATTCTGCTGAGTGTCGTGATTTGGTTTTAGCACAAGGGGCGCTAAGGcctttattatatttattgagtGCATCGGAAAAGACATCGTTATTGAGAAATGCTACTTGGGCcgtatcaaatttatgtagGGGCAAACCAAAACCGTTTTTTGAGGAAATATCACCTGCAGTCCCTTTCTTAGCTCATCTTATTAATCACCCTGACCTAGAA GTGCTAACGGACTCCTGCTGGGCACTTTCTTATATAAGTGACGGAGCTGAGGAGAGAATTCAATCCGTTATCGAAAGCGGCGCTTGTGGCAGATTAGTTGAGCTGATGGGTCACGATCAACCCGTGGTTCAGACGCCAGCCCTCAGAGCCATTGGAAATATTGCAACTGGGAATGATGAACAAACACAAGTCATCATAAACTGCGGTTGTGTTCCAATCTTGTACAAGTTGTTATTTTCAGATAAGAAGACCATCAAAAAGGAAGCGTGTTGGACCTGTTCAAATATAGCAGCTGGTACAAGAAATCAAATCGAAACGCTGTTACAAGGTAATATGATCGAGAAACTGTTGGAGTTGGTCTCTTGTAACGATTTTGACATACAAAGGGAAGCCAGTTGGGCAATTTGCAATGCTTGTAGTGGAGGAGATTCTGCACAGGCAGAAAATTTGGCTTCCAGAGGCTGTATCCGTGCTATTTGTTCATTACTCACGACATCCGATTCCAAACTGGCAGGTGTAGCGTTGAGAGCATTGGAAAACATATTGAATGTGGGCGAACAGTTGAAGGAGAAGCGGAATCTGCCACAGAATCCATATTGCGCCATTGTGCATGAGGCTGATGGTGTTTCATCATTGGAAGTTTTGCAGGGCAGCAAATTGCCGGTGCTATTTAAGAAGGCAAGGGAGATGATTCAGAAGTTCTTTCCCTATGATTTGggtgatgaatttgaagcCGAATGTGACACTGCATTTTCTCAGACCAGTTTCCAAGGTCAAGTTCCTACAGGCGGATTCCAATTTAACTaa
- a CDS encoding exosome complex component RRP45 (overlaps_old_locusTagID:BBM_III05065): protein MLCNSGQALAFEALKTQIRLDGRSGLEYRDIKITFPGLIGQSLVSFGSTIVLCTVNGEVIPPVDSRPTEGFYHFHVEIGSLTTVGFEPGKPTEQEMFICSTIEHLLRDSGTIETESLCIVSGKYVWSIRVDMLVLEDAGNALDACALSAVASTMHFKRQQVKIDGEKIELLSLDHFTPGELFIHHIPIFVTFAIVDDFIMIDPSTMEEMLADTLISVAVNQFEQICKIQKIGGKEISLEQLDRVLQVSKQQFNHVYGVLKKSMELDKEARQWVLANIK, encoded by the exons ATGCTTTGCAATAGCGGCCAGGCACTAGCTTTTGAAGCACTCAAAACCCAAATTAGGTTGGATGGTCGAAGCGGTTTGGAGTATCGAGATATTAAAATCACATTTCCAGGCCTAATAGGCCAG TCATTAGTCTCATTTGGATCAACAATAGTTCTATGTACTGTTAATGGCGAAGTTATACCACCAGTTGATAGCAGGCCTACGGAAGGATTCTACCATTTTCATGTGGAAATAGGGTCACTAACTACCGTAGGATTTGAACCAGGGAAGCCCACGGAACAGGAAATGTTTATATGTTCCACAATAGAACATCTTCTAAGGGACTCCGGTACTATTGAGACCGAATCACTATGTATAGTGTCGGGGAAATAT GTTTGGTCAATAAGGGTAGACATGTTAGTGCTGGAAGATGCTGGAAATGCATTAGATGCTTGTGCATTATCTGCTGTAGCCAGTACAATGCACTTCAAGAGACAACAAGTCAAAATTGATGGGGAAAAGATTGAATTGCTTTCACTTGATCACTTTACCCCAggtgaattatttatccaTCACATACcaatatttgtaacatttgCTATAGTAGACGATTTCATAATGATAGACCCATCAACAATGGAGGAGATGTTGGCCGACACCTTAATTAGCGTTGCAGTTAACCAGTTTGAGCAGATTTGTAAAATACAGAAGATAGGCGGGAAGGAGATTTCATTGGAACAATTAGATAGGGTGTTGCAAGTTTCtaaacaacaatttaaccACGTTTATGGTGTGTTGAAGAAGTCTATGGAATTGGATAAGGAAGCCAGGCAGTGGGTATTGGCAAATATTAAGTAA